From a single Pseudophryne corroboree isolate aPseCor3 chromosome 6, aPseCor3.hap2, whole genome shotgun sequence genomic region:
- the LOC134934172 gene encoding extracellular calcium-sensing receptor-like, translating to MISCSPVTWTFLMLILLQLISSLYQRCRLDVPALEGITHPGDIMIGVLMPIFMDKVYQNIIFTDRPPRIRCDPFWLNSYHQLLAIKFAVNEINMNPNVLGNMTLGLQVYKTCNVPHYEVQGALHLLSESSMAIPSYRCHGRSAYSAVIGSFFSTNSMTLANMLGVLRYPQISGASSISLLSNRIMFPSFVRTVPSDKEQSKGLAKLILHFGWTWVGLLAVDNDYGLQGIQPIREDIIKAGACIAFTEYIRLSQPDHNAPHIVMVIKESSAKVVVIFASDANLVPIMSEMLKQQIKEKIFVSNAGWSMSNLFSAGSFTQLLSGSIGLFINNRVIPEFSDYLNEVHPSVINSWVNLYWEKLFNCNFLYQENTTSPLNPMVKECTGAESIDSIKNSFIYTNSLTFLHGYYAAVHVVAKALEDLKNCKVRQGTVSVMSCKDILNFKPWQLLHYIKNVRVTLNSGSDIYFDEHGDIPAVYDIVNWQLTQEGTLQLVKVGSYDTVTSSGQFLNINSSQLSWTMGKKETPRSVCSGSCLPGTRKAAIRGQPVCCFECVPCLQGEISNQTDSINCLKCPWDQWPNLQKTECLQKPIEFLHYEDPLGAALAVTSILSSAIPVIILTIFIYSKDTPIVKANNYSLSCLLLVSLSLCFLCSLGFIGYPQPENCVLRQAAFGLVFTLCISCILAKTMMVVFAFMATRPGSSLRRWTTPQVSYMIISACFLLQLILCLTWLTLAPPFPQYNTYTKPGLIIVECNEGSPIAFWTMLGYLFLLVTISFIVAFLARRLPDTFNEAQFITFSMLAFLSVWVSFIPASISAQGKYTVAMEIFAILASSWALVICMFLPKCFIIVFRPDMNSREHFMRRGRDQSKSRWK from the exons ATGATCAGTTGCTCTCCAGTTACCTGGACCTTCTTAATGTTGATCCTTCTTCAGTTGATTTCTTCCCTCTATCAGAGATGCAGGCTGGATGTCCCGGCTCTTGAGGGTATCACTCATCCAGGAGATATCATGATCGGAGTTTTGATGCCTATTTTTATGGATAAAGTTTACCAAAACATTATCTTCACCGATCGACCACCCAGAATCAGATGTGATCC ATTCTGGTTGAATTCCTACCACCAACTTCTAGCCATAAAGTTTGCTGTAAACGAGATCAACATGAACCCCAATGTTCTTGGTAACATGACGTTAGGGTTGCAGGTATATAAGACGTGTAATGTGCCTCACTATGAAGTACAAGGAGCCTTACACTTGTTATCTGAATCCAGTATGGCCATCCCCAGCTACAGGTGTCATGGGCGATCAGCCTACAGTGCGGTTATAGGATCTTTCTTTTCCACCAACTCAATGACATTGGCAAATATGTTAGGAGTCTTAAGATACCCTCAG ATCAGTGGAGCATCAAGTATCTCTCTCCTTAGCAATCGTATAATGTTCCCCTCATTTGTCAGGACGGTTCCCAGTGATAAGGAACAGTCTAAGGGACTGGCAAAGCTCATTCTACACTTTGGTTGGACCTGGGTCGGTCTGTTGGCTGTGGACAATGATTATGGCCTACAAGGGATTCAACCAATCAGGGAAGACATAATAAAGGCTGGAGCATGTATTGCCTTCACTGAATATATTCGTTTATCTCAACCAGACCACAACGCACCCCACATTGTCATGGTCATTAAAGAGTCATCAGCTAAGGTTGTCGTCATCTTCGCTTCTGATGCTAATTTGGTTCCTATCATGAGTGAGATGTTGAAACAGCAAATCAAAGAAAAGATCTTTGTCTCAAATGCTGGTTGGTCAATGTCTAATTTGTTCTCAGCTGGAAGCTTTACACAACTTTTATCAGGGTCCATCGGTTTATTTATCAACAACAGAGTGATTCCAGAATTCAGTGACTACCTCAATGAGGTCCATCCTTCTGTGATAAACTCCTGGGTGAACTTATACTGGGAGAAACTTTTCAACTGTAACTTTCTGTATCAGGAGAACACAACCAGTCCATTGAATCCCATGGTGAAAGAGTGCACAGGAGCAGAGAGTATAGACAGCATCAAGAACAGCTTCATCTACACCAATAGCTTAACTTTTCTTCATGGCTACTACGCTGCTGTCCATGTTGTAGCCAAAGCTTTAGAAGACCTGAAGAACTGCAAAGTAAGACAAGGAACAGTTTCCGTTATGAGCTGTAAGGACATTTTGAATTTCAAGCCATGGCAG CTCCTGCACTATATAAAGAATGTGAGGGTCACACTGAACAGCGGAAGTgacatttattttgatgaacatggaGACATCCCTGCAGTCTATGACATTGTGAACTGGCAGTTGACCCAGGAAGGGACTCTGCAACTGGTCAAGGTTGGCAGTTATGACACTGTCACATCTTCTGGTCAATTTCTCAACATCAACTCAAGTCAGTTGTCATGGACTATGGGGAAAAAAGAG ACCCCTCGCTCTGTCTGCAGTGGGAGCTGTCTACCAGGTACCAGGAAGGCAGCTATCAGAGGACAAcctgtgtgttgctttgaatgtGTCCCTTGTCTACAGGGAGAAATATCTAACCAAACAG ATTCCATTAATTGTCTGAAGTGTCCATGGGACCAGTGGCCGAATCTTCAGAAAACCGAATGTCTACAGAAGCCCATAGAGTTCCTACACTATGAAGATCCATTAGGAGCAGCATTGGCAGTGACAAGCATATTGTCCTCAGCCATTCCTGTTATAATATTAACAATTTTCATTTACTCTAAGGACACACCGATAGTGAAAGCTAACAATTACTCTCTAAGCTGCCTTCTGCTGGTGTCCCTGTCTTTGTGCTTCCTCTGCTCTTTAGGTTTCATTGGGTATCCCCAACCAGAGAACTGTGTCCTACGCCAAGCTGCATTTGGCCTGGTGTTTACTCTTTGCATCTCTTGTATTTTGGCAAAAACTATGATGGTGGTCTTTGCTTTCATGGCCACCAGACCGGGCAGTAGCCTGAGGAGATGGACCACACCTCAAGTGTCCTACATGATCATTTCTGCTTGTTTCCTTTTACAATTAATTTTATGTCTCACTTGGCTGACACTCGCTCCTCCTTTCCCACAGTACAACACTTACACCAAACCTGGACTAATCATTGTTGAGTGTAATGAAGGCTCCCCCATTGCCTTTTGGACCATGCTGGGTTATCTGTTCCTTCTGGTCACCATTAGTTTCATTGTTGCCTTCCTGGCTCGGAGACTTCCTGACACCTTCAATGAGGCCCAGTTCATTACCTTCAGCATGCTGGCCTTCCTCAGTGTCTGGGTGTCCTTTATCCCGGCCTCCATCAGTGCTCAGGGTAAATACACAGTGGCCATGGAAATATTTGCTATCCTGGCTTCCAGTTGGGCTCTGGTGATCTGTATGTTCCTTCCTAAATGTTTCATCATAGTGTTCAGACCAGACATGAACTCCAGGGAACATTTCATGAGAAGAGGCAGAGATCAATCTAAAAGCAGGTGGAAATAG